The Caloranaerobacter sp. TR13 genomic interval CAAGCCAAATTGTGGTAGCTATAGAAAATGCAAGATTATATAAGAGAATATATAACAATGCTATAAAAGATGAGTTGACAGGATTATACAATCAGAGATATTTTTTTAATACTTTAGATTCATTAACGGATATATGTGCATCCTGTACTATTAGAAATTGTATTAAATGTAATAAAACTAGTCTTATAATCTTTGATATTGATCACTTTAAAAAAATAAATGATACTTATGGACACCAGACAGGGGACAAAATCCTTAGTGAAATAGCAAATATAATTAGAAATAATGTTAGAGCAAATGATAAAGTATTTAGATACGGTGGAGAAGAGTTTACAGTAATATTACCAAATACTGATCAACAACATGCTTATTATATAGCAGAGAGGATAAGGAAGGTTGTTGAAAATACTAAGTTTTATAGTGCAGATGGAAATGAGATAAAAGTAACAATAAGTGGTGGATTAGCTGAATTTCCAAAGGAAGCAGATTCTGGTGCAAGCCTATTAGCATACGCAGACAGAGCCATGTATATAGGAGCAAAAAAACAAGGAAGAAATAGAATTAGTAAATATGTAGCAAGTATGTAGCTATCTTAGCTGATTGGGGGCGAGATATTGAGGAGTTCGAGAAGAAAAAAGAAAAGTAAAAAAGATAAGTTGTTGACAATATTTGTATTTTTCATCTTAGCACCCATTATATCAATAGCTATAGGTATTTTGATTGTTCAAAATATAATATTGCCTCATTTTGAAGATATTAGTGCTACTAAACCTTTAAGTGAAGTTGAAAATGGTCTGAGTAACAATGAGACTAATGAGAATGTAGTTAAAGATGTAGATAAACAAGAAATTGATGATTTAAAAAATTTAGAATTAACAGTTGAAGGATTTGATCTATATAATATTCAATTAGGTAGTTTTAGCAATATTGAAAATGCTAAGGCTTTAAGGAAAGAATTAAGAGAAAAAGAGGTAGATGGTTATATTGTTAAGATAAGTAACTATAAAGTATTTTATGGGACTTTTCTTAATAGGGAAATATGTGATAAAGTGTTAATGAGTGTTAGAGAATCATATAAAGATGCATTTGTAAATAAAATAACTGTTGATAACCTTGTAATAAAGTATGATAGTAATGAGCAGGAAACTGCTGATAAGATAAATGAAATTATTAAAACATTTAAAAAGGCGTTTGATGAAGAGACTTCTTTATGGTATTATGCTCTTGTACAAAAAGATGTAGAAGAAATAATTAAAACAATAAAGAAAAATAATGATAAGATAAATAAATTATTAAACAATATAAATGAGGATATACAAAACCCTGATTTTAATGATATTTTATATAATATCAGAATGAATGCAAAAGAAAGAGATCAGATTTTACAAAACTTAATAAGTAATGAAGAAACTATTCAAGATAGTTATGATAAGTATTATAAGATGTTATTTGATTTTATAAAAATTTTTAATTAGCTATAATAGGAGTGGTATTGTGAAATTAGAAGAGATAAAGGAAATACTAGATGCTGAAGTGCTAACTGGTGAGGAATATCTAGATAGAGAAGTTATTTCTGCTTTTGGATCGGATTTAATGAGCGATGTTTTAGCTTTTGTAGATGATGGATCAGTTTTACTTACAGGTTTAACAAACCCACAAGTTATTAGAACTGCTGAAATGATAGACTTGTATGCTATTGTATTTGTAAGAGGCAAAAAACCAAGCAAAGAAATTATTGAAATGGCAAAATCACACAATATAACTGTTCTATTGACTGATTATACATTGTATACGGCATGTGGGAAGCTATATGAAAAAGGATTAAGAGGTATTTCTATAGAAGGAGCAACAAGGTAGATGAATGAGAAGAATTCTATAAAGCTTGAATATGAGATTTTACAAAATGATTTTACAAGAGCTGGTGAAGCTTCTAGTAATATAAAGAAAATTTTGAAACAGCTTGGAATAGAAGCAAAAATAGTTAGAAAAGTAGCTATAGCAACTTATGAAGCAGAGATGAACATAGTAATACATTCATATGGTGGGAAAATAAAAGTTATAATAACAGAGCAGTATGTTGATATTTATGCAATAGATAAAGGGCCTGGTATTAAAGATATTGAACTTGCTATGAAAGAGGGCTATTCAACAGCACCAAATCATATTCGAGAATTAGGATTTGGCGCTGGAATGGGATTACCGAATATGAAAAGATGTGCTGATGAATTTAACATAAAGTCTAGTCCTAATGGTAAAACAGAAGTTTATATGAGGATTTATATAAGTAAATAAACAAAATCTAGTAGGTGATTTTTATGGAAGAGTACTTTCATTCAGTTGTACTTGATAAGGATAAATGCAATGGTTGTACAAATTGCATGAGAAGATGCCCAACGGAGGCTATAAGGGTAAGAAATAAAAAAGCTATAATCATAAAAGATAGATGTATAGATTGTGGTGAATGTATAAGAGTATGTCCATATCATGCTCAACAGACACAATTAGATACTTTGAAAAAATTAGATAAGTATAAATATAAAATAGCTATTTCTCCTATGACTTTGTATGGTCAGTTTAGTTTAGATAAAGATATTAATAAAGTTTTTAATGGGATTAAAATGCTAGGTTTCGATGAGGTGTTTGATGAAGGATATGCAGCAGATATCATAACTTTGATTATTAGAGAAAACTTGAAGAACAATAAACAACCAAAACCACTTATTTCATCTTTGTGTCCAGCAGTATTAAGATTGATACAAATTAGATTTCCGTCATTAATTGATAATATAATAAGGATCGAAACACCTATGGAATTAGCAGCTAGATTAGCAAGAAAAAATGCTATGGAAAATTACAGTCTAAAGTCTGATGAAATAGGTATATTTTATATAACACAATGCCCTGCTAAAGTTACAAGTATTAAAAATCCAATAGGGATAAAAAATTCGCATGTTGATGGTGCTATTTCTATAAAGCAGATATATGGTGATATAGTAAAAAATTCAAATACTGTTGAAAAGACTGATACTTTCAAAACAGCTTCTACTTATGGAATAGACTGGGCTAGAGCTGGAGGGCAAAGTAAATCTATTGGAGTTGATAATTATATTGCAGTTGATGGTATAGATAATGTTATAAAAGTTTTGGAAGAAATTGAATTAGGTAAGCTTAATAACATTGAATATTTTGAAGGTTTAGCTTGTGTTGGTGGCTGTGTTGGTGGGCCATTGTGTGTTGAAAATCCTTTTATAGCTAAGAGTAGAATTAGAAGATTAGCAGAAAAACGTAATGATCAGATAAAAGTTTCAAAAGAATATGCTATAGAATTATATAATTCGGGTTTTGCTTGCTGGACTGAGAAAATTCAGTCTAAAGGAGCTATGAAACTAGATGAAAATATAGTTGAAGCAATAAAGAAAATAGAAGAAATAAAAAAACTTACTGATTTATTGCCTGGACTTGATTGTGGCTCATGTGGAGCACCTTCTTGTAGAGCTTTAGCTGAAGATATAGTAAGAGAGTATGGTAAGATAGAAGACTGTATATTCAAAGATTAGCCTAGGGAGGATATTTATGAGATTAGATAAAATAATTAAAAAATTAGAGCTTGAAGTTTTAGCTAATAAAAATATTGAAAACAATGTAGATGGGGTTTATATAGGTGATTTATTAAGCTTAGTAATGGCTAATGCTAATGAAAATAACTTATGGATTACCATTCAAACGCATTTAAATGTAATTGCTGTAGCTACTTTAGTAGGTCTGTCAGCTGTTTTGATTGCTGAAGGCATGGAAGTTGAAGATGAAACTATAAAAAAAGCTAATGAAGTTGGAATACCAGTTTTAAGATCAAAACTTAGTGCATATGAGTTAGCGTGTAGATTATATGAATTAGGTGTTTAGTATGAGATTGACTTATGACTTGCATATACACTCAGCTTTATCTCCATGTGGAGATGAGGATATGACACCAAATAACATTGTCAATATGGCGTATATTAAAGGGCTTGATATAATTTCGGTAACAGACCATAATACCGTGCAAAATGTAGAAGTTATTATGAAAGTAGCTAAAAAAAGGGATATTTTAGTTATACCTGGTATAGAGGTAACTACAAAAGAAGAAGTTCATATATTATGTTATTTTAGAAATACTGAGGATAGTAAGGAATTTCAAGATTTTATTTATAGAGGATTACCTAATATTAAAAATAATGAAAAGCTTTTTGGAAGACAACTGTTAATGGATGAAAATGATAATATTATAGGCAAAGTTGATAAGTTTCTTTTAAATAGTACTAAGTATACGATTAAAGAAATTAATGATTTAGTTAATAGATTAAATGGCGCTCTTGTACCAGCGCATGTAGATAAAAAGTCTTATAGTATACTTGCAAATTTAGGGTTTATACCTAATGAGCTTAATATAAAAACAGTTGAAGTTTCAAGTAACTATTTTTCTTTATCAACTAAAATCTTAAATAGTTTAAATGGATATAATATACTTAAAAATTCTGATGCTCATTATCTTGGAGATATCAACGAACCAGTTATGTTTTTAGATCTAGAAAAAAAGGATATAAATTCTTTAATAGAATATCTAAATAAGAGTTGGAGGAATAAAGGATGAAGGAGCTTTCACTTCACATTTTAGACTTAGCTGAAAATTCAGTGAAAGCTGAGGCGACAAAAATAAGTATTAGTATTTTTGAGGATACAGAAAAAGATCTATTGATTATAAATATAGAAGACAATGGAAGAGGAATGGATGAAGAGCTATTGAAAAAAGTAGAAGACCCTTTTGTAACATCTAGAACGACTAGAAAAGTAGGCTTAGGGATTCCTTTGATGAAAGCTGCTGCTTTAAGGTGCGAAGGAGATTTTAAAATATCTTCTGAAATAGGTAAAGGAACTAAAATAACATGTATTTTTAAACATAGCCATATAGATAGAGCACCAATAGGGGATATTGGACAGACAATAATTTCGCTAATAAATGCAAATGAGAATATAGAAATTGTTTACAAACATAGTTATAATGGAAATTGTTTTGTTTTTGATACTAAAGAAGTAAAGAATATACTAGGAGATGTGCCAATAAACGAAGCTCATATAATGCTGTGGATAAAAGATTATATCAACGAAAATATAATGAGTCTTTATAGGAATAGTCAGGAAGAATGACAATAAATAAACAATCTATTTTCTGTACAATTTAGGTAAAAGGTGTTATAATTAAGTTAAAAATAATAGGACCCATAAGTGGGGGTCCTATATTTGTGTTAAATTTTATTTATTTAAGTATTTTGTATACAAGATTTGTTTAAAAATTATTAAAATTATAAATAAGAGGTGAGATGCATGAAGTTAAAAAATCTTACCTTTAAAGGTGGTGTACACCCGCCACACTTTAAAGAGTATACTGAGAAAATTCCATTAGAAAAAGCAAAAGAACCACAAACAGTTATCATTCCATTAGCGCAACATATAGGCGCACCTTGTGAACCAATTGTAAAAGTTGGAGATAGGGTTAAAATTGGACAGAAGATAGGTGAGCCAAAAGCGTTTGTTTCTGCGCCAATCCATTCTAGTATTGCAGGAATAGTGAAGAAAATTGTACCTTACACAAGTCCTATAGGTACACAAGTATTATCTGTAGTGATAGAATCAGATGGCAGCAATGAAGTAGATGAAAACGTTAAACCGAAAGGTGATTTGGAATCACTTACTAAAGAAGAAATCTTAAATATCATCAAAGAAGCAGGTATCACAGGGCTTGGAGGTGCAGGGTTCCCTACTCATGTTAAATTATCACCACCTCCAGATAAAAAGATTGATACTATAATATTAAATGGTGCAGAGTGTGAGCCATATTTAACGTCTGACCACAGATTGATGCTTGAAAATCCTGAGAAGGTAGTATTTGGATTAAAAGCTATTATGAAAGCTGTCGGTGTAAATAAGGGATTTATCGGAATTGAAAACAACAAACCAGATGCGATAGAAGTAATGCAGAACGCTGTAAAAAATGAACCAAACATTGAAGTGGCTACTTTAGTTACTAAGTATCCACAAGGAGATGAAAAACGATTAATTAACG includes:
- a CDS encoding ATP-binding protein → MKELSLHILDLAENSVKAEATKISISIFEDTEKDLLIINIEDNGRGMDEELLKKVEDPFVTSRTTRKVGLGIPLMKAAALRCEGDFKISSEIGKGTKITCIFKHSHIDRAPIGDIGQTIISLINANENIEIVYKHSYNGNCFVFDTKEVKNILGDVPINEAHIMLWIKDYINENIMSLYRNSQEE
- a CDS encoding anti-sigma regulatory factor — translated: MNEKNSIKLEYEILQNDFTRAGEASSNIKKILKQLGIEAKIVRKVAIATYEAEMNIVIHSYGGKIKVIITEQYVDIYAIDKGPGIKDIELAMKEGYSTAPNHIRELGFGAGMGLPNMKRCADEFNIKSSPNGKTEVYMRIYISK
- a CDS encoding DRTGG domain-containing protein — translated: MKLEEIKEILDAEVLTGEEYLDREVISAFGSDLMSDVLAFVDDGSVLLTGLTNPQVIRTAEMIDLYAIVFVRGKKPSKEIIEMAKSHNITVLLTDYTLYTACGKLYEKGLRGISIEGATR
- a CDS encoding [Fe-Fe] hydrogenase large subunit C-terminal domain-containing protein is translated as MEEYFHSVVLDKDKCNGCTNCMRRCPTEAIRVRNKKAIIIKDRCIDCGECIRVCPYHAQQTQLDTLKKLDKYKYKIAISPMTLYGQFSLDKDINKVFNGIKMLGFDEVFDEGYAADIITLIIRENLKNNKQPKPLISSLCPAVLRLIQIRFPSLIDNIIRIETPMELAARLARKNAMENYSLKSDEIGIFYITQCPAKVTSIKNPIGIKNSHVDGAISIKQIYGDIVKNSNTVEKTDTFKTASTYGIDWARAGGQSKSIGVDNYIAVDGIDNVIKVLEEIELGKLNNIEYFEGLACVGGCVGGPLCVENPFIAKSRIRRLAEKRNDQIKVSKEYAIELYNSGFACWTEKIQSKGAMKLDENIVEAIKKIEEIKKLTDLLPGLDCGSCGAPSCRALAEDIVREYGKIEDCIFKD
- the rsxC gene encoding electron transport complex subunit RsxC, which gives rise to MKLKNLTFKGGVHPPHFKEYTEKIPLEKAKEPQTVIIPLAQHIGAPCEPIVKVGDRVKIGQKIGEPKAFVSAPIHSSIAGIVKKIVPYTSPIGTQVLSVVIESDGSNEVDENVKPKGDLESLTKEEILNIIKEAGITGLGGAGFPTHVKLSPPPDKKIDTIILNGAECEPYLTSDHRLMLENPEKVVFGLKAIMKAVGVNKGFIGIENNKPDAIEVMQNAVKNEPNIEVATLVTKYPQGDEKRLINAVTGREVPAGGLPMDVGVIVNNVGTAAAIADAIQTGMPLIQRIVTITGSAINEPKNLIVKIGTPFIEVIKQCGGYKGKPGKIIMGGPMMGIAQFTDEVPVIKGTSGILVLNEKEAKISEPKQCIRCGKCVDICPVNLQPLFISQFALKSMYDEAEYYHALDCIECGSCSFICPSKRPLLQSIRVAKRELISRRKKR
- a CDS encoding SPOR domain-containing protein translates to MRSSRRKKKSKKDKLLTIFVFFILAPIISIAIGILIVQNIILPHFEDISATKPLSEVENGLSNNETNENVVKDVDKQEIDDLKNLELTVEGFDLYNIQLGSFSNIENAKALRKELREKEVDGYIVKISNYKVFYGTFLNREICDKVLMSVRESYKDAFVNKITVDNLVIKYDSNEQETADKINEIIKTFKKAFDEETSLWYYALVQKDVEEIIKTIKKNNDKINKLLNNINEDIQNPDFNDILYNIRMNAKERDQILQNLISNEETIQDSYDKYYKMLFDFIKIFN
- a CDS encoding PHP domain-containing protein, which translates into the protein MRLTYDLHIHSALSPCGDEDMTPNNIVNMAYIKGLDIISVTDHNTVQNVEVIMKVAKKRDILVIPGIEVTTKEEVHILCYFRNTEDSKEFQDFIYRGLPNIKNNEKLFGRQLLMDENDNIIGKVDKFLLNSTKYTIKEINDLVNRLNGALVPAHVDKKSYSILANLGFIPNELNIKTVEVSSNYFSLSTKILNSLNGYNILKNSDAHYLGDINEPVMFLDLEKKDINSLIEYLNKSWRNKG
- a CDS encoding DRTGG domain-containing protein: MRLDKIIKKLELEVLANKNIENNVDGVYIGDLLSLVMANANENNLWITIQTHLNVIAVATLVGLSAVLIAEGMEVEDETIKKANEVGIPVLRSKLSAYELACRLYELGV